In Aspergillus luchuensis IFO 4308 DNA, chromosome 1, nearly complete sequence, the following are encoded in one genomic region:
- a CDS encoding uncharacterized protein (TransMembrane:1 (i21-38o)): MDPSTIISAKLVFDKIPQRQAIFVELNLFVMSLQFLFIKLEWGATPKPQELLVLSNAY, translated from the coding sequence ATGGATCCATCCACTATTATCAGTGCCAAGCTGGTATTTGACAAGATCCCACAGAGACAAGCTATCTTCGTAGAATTGAACTTGTTCGTCATGTCGCTTCAATTCCTCTTCATTAAACTGGAATGGGGAGCTACCCCAAAGCCCCAGGAGCTTCTAGTTCTCAGCAATGCGTATTAA